The following are encoded together in the Bos mutus isolate GX-2022 chromosome 3, NWIPB_WYAK_1.1, whole genome shotgun sequence genome:
- the FAM78B gene encoding protein FAM78B isoform X2 — MGCIQSITCKARIRRENIVVYDVCATIDQCPTRIEETSPIVLRYKTPYFKASARVVMPPIPRHETWVVGWIQACNQMEFFNTYSDLGIPAKTAARLHPSGRKNHWIFSINPSINKCLFYQLPLMYQCQQRKQRNKQAASVFLSAGGVNVGGTGPSLFGPHPTAQPMPQNNLPQRLPCRKAPAGNFLHMGSRAERLLRWKGGPEPGTPKWSLCSQGKHPPARASAGSSQMSLEEFIFSGPKSHREPRPSGY; from the exons ATGGGCTGTATCCAAAGCATTACCTGCAAGGCGCGGATCCGGCGCGAGAACATCGTCGTGTACGATGTGTGCGCCACCATCGACCAGTGCCCCACGCGCATCGAGGAGACCTCGCCCATCGTCCTGCGCTACAAGACCCCCTACTTCAAAGCTTCAGCCCGCGTGGTCATGCCCCCCATCCCCCGCCACGAGACCTGGGTGGTGGGCTGGATCCAGGCGTGCAACCAGATGGAGTTCTTCAACACCTACAGCGACCTGGGCAT CCCTGCCAAGACTGCTGCAAGGCTTCATCCTTCAGGGAGGAAGAACCACTGGATTTTCTCAATCAACCCAtcaataaacaaatgtttattttaccaACTGCCTCTGATGTACCAGTgccagcaaagaaaacaaaggaataagcAGGCAGCTTCAGTGTTCCTCAGTGCAGGAG GTGTGAACGTGGGGGGGACTGGCCCATCCTTGTTTGGACCCCACCCCACCGCACAGCCGATGCCACAGAACAACCTCCCGCAGAGGCTTCCCTGCAGAAAAGCCCCCGCAGGAAACTTTCTCCACATGGGTAGTCGAGCTGAGAGGCTTCTGAGATGGAAGGGAGGACCGGAGCCGGGAACTCCAAAGTGGTCTCTCTGCAGCCAAGGCAAACATCCTCCTGCCCGAGCCAGTGCCGGCTCCTCTCAGATGTCTCTGGAAGAGTTCATCTTTTCAGGACCTAAATCCCACCGGGAACCTAGACCATCTGGCTACTAG